DNA sequence from the Sulfurimonas sp. HSL3-1 genome:
TCCTATGCCGATGCCGGCAAGATCGTTCCGGCTTTTTACGACCTGCTCTCTTCGCATGAGAACATCCTGACCTTCGAAATGAACAACATCTTTCAGATCGACCCGCAAGGCACGAACCGAAAAACCATCAACACGATCGCGCTGCAGTACTCCCATTTTCTCGATGACGCCAACTACCTCTTCATCGAAGCGGAAGTCGGTTACAGGGGGCGCCCGCTCTACAATCAGGTCCTTCCCGGTGCCGGCCACCGTTTTGCGTTTACTCCGCACCTGCACCTCTACGGCCAGGTCGGCGTCGGGTCCGGGGGCTACTCGCCCGAGCTCATCGATACCGGCTCCGGGCTGCTCGTCTATCCCAAAGCCGCGTTGGAGTACCGGCTGAACGACGGCGTCGGCCTGGCCATCACCGGGGGCTACCTGGCCGCGCCGACGGGCAGCTCGAGAAACTATACGGTCGGCGCCGCCCTCGACTACCATCTCTCGGCCGGACGGAAAAAGACGCAGGGGGTTGATACGGCAACAGCCCCGCGCTACAAGGGGTTCCGCCTCAGTATCTTTCCCCAGAGCGACCTCAACGTCAAGGTCGCCCACGCGGATCACCACGACGTCCATATGCTCTCGGGGCAGCTCGACGTGCTCTTGCATCAGAACTGGTACGTTGCGACCCAGGCTAGCATCGCCTACAACGACTTCAGGGAGTACCCGGGATACGGGGAGATCCTGGCGGGCTTCGGGGTCCAGAACCGCTACACCCCTTCCACACTGTTTCAGAGTTTCTTCCAATTACTGCTCGGCACAAACGTCGATGGCGTCATCTTCAAACCCTCCGTCGGGACAAGCTACACCCTCAGCGACAGGGTTGCGCTCTATGCGCAGGTGGGCCAGATCATGTCCGTCAACAGTGCGGGCCTCTACCGCGAGGAGAGGCCGTTCAGCGCAACCTCTGTCGGTGCGGGTCTGAGCTACCGCTTTTCGCTTCCGTAAGCACGGCGCAACCCTTGGCCTATGCCGTTATCCGCGAGTAACCCACTTTAGAAACCGCCCGTTAAGTTTTTCCCAAATATAATGCGGATTAAATATAGACAGGAGTACTACCTATGTTCGGTTTCGGAAAACAAGAACTCAAGACCTACGACTACAGCGCCGAGGAGATGGCATCGTTCCAATGGGCAAAAATGACTACCAGCAAGGGTGTCATGTGGCTTAAACTCTACAACGAGGAGACGCCTAATACTGTCGCGAACTTCGCCTTCCTGGCCAAAGACGGCTACTACGACGGCCTCAATTTCCACCGCGTCATCCCGGGCTTCATGGCCCAGGGCGGCTGCCCGCACGGTACGGGTACCGGCGGTCCGGGCTGGAGCATTGCCTGCGAAACGGCCAACAACGTTCACAAGCACGTTAAAGGCACCCTCTCCATGGCCCACGCAGGCCCGAACACCGGCGGCAGCCAGTTCTTCATCTGCTTCGTCCCCTGCCCGCACCTCGACGGCGTCCACACCGTCTTCGGCGGCATTGAAGCCGGTGACGCAGACTCCATGGCCGTGCTCGACAGCATTGCCGGCCAGGACAAGATCGAGAAAGTCGAGATCCTCGCCGAAAAGGCGTAAATTACCGCCATGTTGGTCCATATCTGCTGCAGCGTCGACTCCCACTTCTTCCTGGAGAAGCTGCAGCGCGACTACCCCGAGGAGAAGCTGACCGGCTTCTTCTACGACCCCAATATCCACCCCTACTCCGAATACCGCCTGCGCTACCTTGACGTCCAGCGTTCATGCAAAAAACTCGGTATCGACCTGCTTGAAGGCGAGTATGACTTCGAGACGTGGATGGACGCCGTGCGGGGGTTGGAAAAGGAGCCGGAAAAAGGGGCGCGCTGCGAGGTCTGTTTCGACCGCCGCTTCGAGGTAAGCG
Encoded proteins:
- a CDS encoding peptidylprolyl isomerase → MFGFGKQELKTYDYSAEEMASFQWAKMTTSKGVMWLKLYNEETPNTVANFAFLAKDGYYDGLNFHRVIPGFMAQGGCPHGTGTGGPGWSIACETANNVHKHVKGTLSMAHAGPNTGGSQFFICFVPCPHLDGVHTVFGGIEAGDADSMAVLDSIAGQDKIEKVEILAEKA